A stretch of the Mesorhizobium huakuii genome encodes the following:
- a CDS encoding invasion associated locus B family protein — protein sequence MRKYAYFVAMLGAACIAGLPAGAAQTKGDKVAAPPAAADAPQLPGGASALSETHGDWTVNCQISGTNKVCSLSHQQFNKQSNQRLLAIELSSKTGDDATGTLALPFGLALAKGVTLTIDDQKLDGSLAFNTCQVVGCLVPVAFDANVTPLLKNGTTLKIDAFAADTGQAVSFSIPLNGFGGALARTAELLSN from the coding sequence ATGAGGAAATACGCGTATTTTGTTGCGATGCTGGGTGCGGCCTGCATCGCCGGTCTGCCGGCCGGGGCCGCGCAGACCAAGGGCGACAAGGTGGCGGCGCCGCCCGCCGCGGCTGACGCGCCGCAGCTGCCCGGCGGGGCATCGGCCTTGTCCGAAACCCATGGCGACTGGACGGTCAACTGCCAGATATCGGGCACGAACAAGGTCTGCAGCCTGTCGCATCAGCAGTTCAACAAGCAGAGCAACCAGCGGCTGCTGGCGATCGAGCTGTCGAGCAAGACCGGCGATGATGCCACCGGAACCCTTGCCTTGCCGTTCGGGCTGGCGCTGGCCAAGGGCGTCACCCTGACCATCGACGACCAGAAGCTCGACGGCAGCCTGGCGTTCAACACCTGCCAGGTGGTCGGCTGCCTGGTGCCCGTGGCGTTCGATGCCAATGTCACGCCGCTGCTCAAGAACGGCACGACGCTGAAGATCGACGCCTTCGCGGCCGATACCGGGCAAGCGGTGAGCTTTTCCATTCCGCTCAACGGTTTCGGCGGGGCGCTCGCCCGCACGGCGGAACTGTTGTCGAACTGA
- the coaBC gene encoding bifunctional phosphopantothenoylcysteine decarboxylase/phosphopantothenate--cysteine ligase CoaBC, with protein MASITIRNLDDEVKELLRRLAAENNRSMEEQARVMIRAAVDGQIGPGRIDQIERTLRELTSTHSAATPVAAPTGKILPPGMLSGKRILLIIGGGIAAYKALDLIRRLRERGAGVRVVMTAAAQEFVTTLSVGALSADHVFTELFDRNDEHDVGHIRLSREADLLVVAPATADLMAKLANGHANDLASTVLLATDKPVLMAPAMNPRMWAHPATRRNRATLGKDGIRFIGPARGEMAESNEAGEGRMAEPLEIVAAVEALLEAGPKPLAGRKIIVTSGPTHEPIDPVRYIANRSSGKQGHAIAAALARLGADVRLVSGPVNIADPAGVKTIHVERAQEMRDAVEQLLPADAAVFVAAVADWRSENSAGEKIKKVAGEGPPVLRMVENPDILAGVGHHSQRPGLVVGFAAETQDLLRNAEAKLKKKGADFIVANDVSHESGVGPTGVMGGDRNKVRIVSKTGVEEWPEMTKDEVAARLAALIAERLKTIVV; from the coding sequence ATGGCAAGCATCACGATCCGCAACCTTGACGACGAGGTCAAGGAGCTGCTGCGCCGATTGGCGGCGGAAAACAACCGCTCCATGGAAGAGCAGGCCCGGGTGATGATCCGGGCCGCTGTCGACGGTCAGATCGGACCCGGCCGTATCGATCAGATCGAAAGGACCTTGCGCGAACTGACCAGCACGCACAGTGCGGCGACCCCGGTTGCGGCCCCCACGGGCAAGATCCTTCCGCCGGGTATGCTTTCCGGCAAGCGCATCCTGCTCATCATCGGCGGTGGTATCGCCGCCTACAAGGCGCTCGACCTGATCCGCCGGCTGCGCGAGCGCGGTGCTGGGGTGCGCGTGGTAATGACGGCTGCGGCACAGGAATTCGTCACGACGCTGTCAGTCGGTGCGCTCTCGGCCGACCATGTCTTCACCGAATTGTTCGACCGCAATGACGAACACGATGTCGGCCACATCAGGCTGTCGCGCGAGGCCGATCTTCTGGTGGTCGCTCCCGCCACCGCCGATTTGATGGCCAAGCTCGCCAATGGCCATGCCAACGATTTGGCCTCCACCGTGCTGCTGGCCACCGACAAGCCGGTGTTGATGGCGCCGGCGATGAACCCAAGAATGTGGGCGCATCCGGCCACGCGCCGCAACCGCGCGACATTGGGCAAGGACGGCATCCGCTTCATCGGCCCGGCCAGAGGCGAAATGGCCGAAAGCAACGAGGCCGGCGAAGGCCGCATGGCCGAGCCGCTGGAGATCGTCGCCGCGGTCGAGGCGCTGCTCGAAGCCGGCCCCAAGCCGCTGGCAGGACGCAAGATCATCGTCACCTCCGGCCCGACACACGAACCGATCGACCCTGTGCGCTACATAGCCAACCGTTCCTCCGGCAAGCAGGGCCACGCCATCGCCGCGGCATTGGCAAGGCTTGGCGCCGATGTGCGCCTCGTCTCCGGTCCCGTAAACATTGCCGATCCCGCTGGAGTGAAGACCATCCATGTCGAGCGTGCGCAGGAGATGCGCGATGCGGTCGAACAGCTTCTGCCGGCGGACGCAGCAGTGTTCGTCGCCGCCGTCGCCGACTGGCGCAGCGAGAATTCGGCCGGCGAGAAGATCAAGAAAGTGGCGGGCGAAGGCCCCCCCGTGCTGCGCATGGTGGAGAACCCCGACATCCTTGCCGGCGTCGGCCATCACAGCCAACGGCCCGGCCTGGTCGTCGGCTTTGCTGCCGAGACGCAGGATCTTTTGCGCAATGCAGAGGCCAAGCTGAAGAAGAAGGGGGCCGACTTTATCGTCGCCAACGACGTCTCACATGAAAGCGGCGTCGGCCCCACCGGCGTCATGGGCGGCGACCGCAACAAGGTGCGGATCGTCTCAAAGACGGGGGTCGAGGAATGGCCCGAAATGACCAAGGACGAGGTCGCGGCGCGGCTCGCCGCACTCATCGCCGAGCGGTTGAAGACGATCGTTGTTTGA
- a CDS encoding tripartite tricarboxylate transporter TctB family protein, whose amino-acid sequence MSTINQPAAPSRLAVPELLVGIGLLACAGAVAWQTLAIPVSPLYSKVGPTVFPYLTMVGLMVLSLLLILAALRGGWQPEEEKETPTDWKAMGFVVIGLIANLLLIRPLGFTAASVIMFVLVCYGFGSKHTLRDALTGLILALAAYFGFARALGVNIGAGFIENQLNSVIDAIIGALGG is encoded by the coding sequence ATGAGCACCATCAACCAGCCGGCGGCGCCCTCGCGCCTTGCCGTGCCGGAATTGCTTGTTGGCATCGGCCTTCTGGCCTGTGCCGGCGCCGTGGCTTGGCAGACGCTGGCGATTCCGGTGTCGCCGCTCTATTCCAAGGTAGGCCCGACCGTCTTTCCCTATCTCACCATGGTCGGCCTGATGGTGCTTTCCCTGCTGCTCATCCTCGCAGCACTTCGCGGCGGCTGGCAGCCGGAGGAGGAAAAGGAAACGCCGACCGATTGGAAGGCGATGGGCTTCGTTGTCATCGGCCTGATCGCCAACCTGCTGCTCATCCGGCCTCTCGGCTTCACGGCGGCATCGGTCATCATGTTCGTTCTCGTCTGCTACGGCTTCGGCAGCAAGCATACGCTGCGTGACGCGCTCACCGGTCTCATCCTGGCGCTGGCCGCCTATTTCGGCTTCGCCAGGGCGCTCGGCGTCAACATCGGTGCCGGTTTCATCGAGAACCAGCTGAACTCGGTGATCGATGCGATCATCGGCGCTCTGGGAGGCTGA
- the upp gene encoding uracil phosphoribosyltransferase, translated as MKGVTVVDHPLVQHKLTIMRKKETSTAGFRRLLREISLLLGYEVTRNLELTTTTIETPIEEMEAPTLEGKKLVFASVLRAGNGLLEGLLDLVPAARVAHIGLYRDHETLEAVEYFFKAPSDLADRLVIVVDPMLATANSAIAAIDKLKGRGATNIRFLCLLAAPEGIERFTKAHPDVPVFTASIDRQLNEKGYIMPGLGDAGDRMYGTK; from the coding sequence ATGAAGGGCGTCACCGTCGTCGACCACCCGCTTGTCCAGCACAAGCTGACCATCATGCGCAAAAAGGAGACCTCGACGGCCGGCTTCCGGCGGCTGTTGCGCGAGATATCGCTGCTGCTCGGCTACGAGGTGACCCGCAATCTCGAACTGACCACCACCACCATCGAGACCCCAATCGAGGAAATGGAAGCGCCGACGCTGGAGGGCAAGAAGCTGGTTTTCGCTTCGGTGCTGCGCGCTGGCAACGGCTTGCTGGAAGGCCTGCTCGACCTGGTGCCGGCGGCGCGCGTCGCCCATATCGGCCTCTACCGTGACCATGAGACGCTGGAGGCGGTCGAATATTTCTTCAAGGCGCCGAGCGACCTCGCCGACCGGCTGGTGATCGTTGTCGACCCGATGCTGGCGACCGCCAATTCGGCAATCGCGGCGATCGACAAGCTGAAGGGGCGTGGCGCCACCAACATCCGGTTCCTGTGCCTTTTGGCGGCGCCCGAAGGCATCGAGCGTTTCACCAAGGCGCATCCGGACGTTCCGGTGTTCACCGCGTCCATCGACCGCCAGCTCAACGAGAAGGGCTACATCATGCCCGGCCTCGGTGACGCCGGCGACCGCATGTACGGGACGAAG
- the ubiB gene encoding 2-polyprenylphenol 6-hydroxylase gives MSSVGAGFRLARAGWVLVREGVIAALPGEELSGLPKFGWRLARLFTRRRALAYERSDRLAKAVVRLGPSYVKLGQFLATRPDVVGNDMALDLAMLQDKMHTFPKAEAVAAIEASLGRKVGDLYAEFGDPVAAASIAQVHTAETIHDGVATKVAVKVIRPGVRRRFFHDLESYFLAARLQEKYIPSSRRLRPVEVTETLAQTTKIEMDLRLEAAALSELGENTRDDPGFRVPYVDWERTGRDVLTMEWVDGVKMNNITGLEAAGHDLKAIAANLIQSFLRHTLRDGFFHADMHPGNLFVEANGTIVAVDLGIAGRLGKKERRFLAEILYGFITRDYLRVAEVHFEAGYVPRQHNVAAFAQAIRAIGEPIHGQPAETISMAKLLTLLFEVTELFDMATRPELILLQKTMVVVEGVARTLDPAFNMWKTAEPVVGGWIAGNLGPRGMMVDARDGAKALLTLARQIPELAARTDRLSREIDLMAEHGLRFDETTARAIGKAEARYSRSGRVALWVIALTLVYIAWKIL, from the coding sequence ATGAGCAGCGTCGGCGCTGGTTTCAGGCTCGCACGGGCCGGCTGGGTGCTGGTGCGCGAGGGCGTCATCGCCGCTCTGCCGGGCGAGGAACTGTCCGGCCTGCCGAAATTCGGCTGGCGGCTGGCGCGGCTGTTCACCCGCCGCCGCGCGCTGGCCTATGAGCGCAGCGACCGCTTGGCCAAGGCGGTGGTCCGGCTCGGCCCGTCCTATGTCAAGCTCGGCCAGTTCCTGGCGACGCGGCCCGACGTCGTCGGCAACGACATGGCGCTCGACCTCGCCATGCTGCAGGACAAGATGCACACCTTCCCGAAGGCCGAGGCGGTCGCCGCCATCGAAGCCTCGCTCGGGCGCAAGGTGGGTGATCTCTACGCTGAGTTCGGCGACCCGGTCGCCGCCGCTTCCATCGCCCAGGTCCATACCGCCGAAACCATCCATGACGGCGTTGCCACCAAGGTCGCGGTGAAAGTCATCCGTCCCGGCGTGCGCCGCCGCTTCTTCCATGACCTCGAAAGCTATTTCCTTGCCGCCCGCCTGCAGGAGAAATACATCCCCTCCTCACGCCGGCTTCGGCCTGTCGAGGTGACCGAGACGCTGGCGCAGACCACCAAGATCGAGATGGATTTGCGCCTCGAGGCGGCGGCACTCTCCGAACTTGGCGAAAACACCAGGGATGATCCCGGCTTTCGCGTGCCTTACGTCGACTGGGAACGCACCGGTCGCGACGTGTTGACCATGGAATGGGTCGACGGCGTCAAGATGAACAACATCACCGGCCTCGAAGCCGCCGGCCATGATCTGAAAGCGATCGCTGCCAACCTCATCCAGTCATTCCTGCGCCATACTTTGCGCGACGGCTTCTTCCACGCCGACATGCATCCGGGCAATTTGTTCGTCGAGGCAAACGGCACCATCGTCGCCGTCGACCTCGGCATTGCCGGACGTCTCGGCAAGAAGGAGCGCCGCTTCCTCGCCGAAATCCTCTATGGCTTCATCACGCGCGATTATCTGCGCGTCGCCGAAGTGCATTTCGAGGCCGGTTACGTGCCGCGCCAGCACAATGTCGCGGCCTTCGCGCAGGCGATCCGCGCCATTGGCGAGCCGATCCATGGGCAGCCGGCCGAGACCATCTCCATGGCCAAACTTCTGACGCTGCTGTTCGAAGTGACCGAACTCTTCGACATGGCGACGCGGCCCGAGCTGATCCTGCTGCAGAAGACCATGGTGGTGGTCGAGGGCGTGGCGCGCACGCTCGATCCGGCCTTCAACATGTGGAAGACGGCCGAGCCGGTGGTCGGCGGCTGGATCGCCGGAAACCTCGGCCCGCGCGGCATGATGGTCGATGCGCGCGATGGCGCCAAGGCGCTGCTGACGCTTGCCCGCCAGATACCCGAGCTTGCCGCGCGCACCGACCGACTGTCGCGTGAGATCGACCTGATGGCCGAGCACGGCCTGCGCTTCGACGAGACCACGGCGCGTGCCATCGGCAAGGCCGAGGCGCGCTACAGCCGCTCAGGCCGCGTGGCGTTGTGGGTGATCGCGCTGACGCTGGTCTATATCGCCTGGAAGATTCTTTAG
- a CDS encoding CaiB/BaiF CoA transferase family protein yields the protein MTDLLSGIRVLDLTNVLAGPYCAYQLALLGADVIKVEGPQGGDLARQLGGSPRLNQAGMGASFLAQNAGKRSVVLDLKNEADRERFLDLVASADALVENFRPGVMDRLGIGYEALKAVRPGLVYCAISGFGQTGPMRDNPAYDQIIQGLSGIMSITGTPETAPLRVGYPVADTLGGLVGAFAIASALVRQKTSGEGAFLDVSMLECTLSALGWPVSNYLTAGVDPKPMGNENMTAAPSGAFRTGDGLLNIAANKQEQFVTLCRLIGRAELASDARFAERETRKHNRTALKAEIEEALADASAAVWEETFNRAGVPAGRVLTIPQVLAEPQVLARQVTANFDDVAGMDRPLTVLRGGFMVDGEAPLPTKPPPALGAHMDEIFAGLPPRAKAKARA from the coding sequence ATGACAGACCTGCTTTCCGGTATCCGCGTCCTCGACCTGACCAATGTTCTGGCCGGGCCCTATTGTGCCTATCAGCTGGCGCTGCTGGGGGCCGATGTGATCAAGGTCGAGGGACCGCAAGGCGGCGACCTGGCGCGCCAGCTCGGCGGCTCGCCAAGGCTCAATCAAGCCGGCATGGGCGCCTCGTTCCTGGCGCAGAACGCCGGCAAACGATCCGTGGTGCTCGACCTGAAGAATGAAGCGGATCGCGAGCGCTTCCTCGACCTGGTCGCCAGTGCCGATGCGCTGGTGGAGAATTTCCGCCCCGGCGTGATGGATCGGCTCGGCATTGGCTATGAAGCGCTGAAGGCGGTCCGGCCAGGCCTCGTCTATTGCGCCATATCGGGTTTCGGCCAGACCGGGCCGATGCGCGACAATCCCGCCTATGACCAGATCATCCAGGGCCTGTCGGGCATCATGAGCATCACCGGCACGCCGGAAACGGCGCCGCTGCGCGTCGGCTATCCCGTTGCCGATACGCTGGGCGGGCTGGTCGGTGCGTTCGCGATCGCATCGGCGCTGGTCAGGCAGAAGACATCGGGCGAGGGCGCCTTTCTCGACGTCTCGATGCTCGAATGCACGCTTTCCGCGCTTGGCTGGCCGGTATCGAACTACCTGACGGCAGGAGTCGATCCCAAGCCGATGGGCAATGAGAACATGACTGCGGCACCTTCCGGCGCCTTCCGCACCGGCGATGGATTGCTCAACATTGCCGCCAACAAGCAGGAGCAGTTCGTAACGCTTTGCCGGCTGATTGGGCGGGCGGAGCTCGCCTCGGACGCGCGCTTCGCTGAGCGCGAGACACGCAAGCACAACCGTACGGCGCTGAAAGCCGAGATCGAGGAGGCTCTTGCAGACGCCTCGGCGGCTGTCTGGGAAGAGACGTTCAACCGTGCCGGCGTGCCGGCGGGCAGGGTGCTGACGATCCCGCAAGTGCTGGCCGAACCGCAGGTGCTGGCGCGCCAGGTGACGGCGAATTTTGACGATGTTGCCGGCATGGACAGGCCGCTGACCGTGCTGCGCGGCGGCTTCATGGTCGATGGTGAGGCGCCGTTGCCGACGAAGCCGCCGCCGGCGCTCGGCGCGCATATGGACGAGATTTTCGCCGGCCTGCCGCCACGCGCCAAAGCAAAGGCCCGGGCATGA
- a CDS encoding NUDIX hydrolase, whose product MAATKKKAVRKAKKGERIRQVAAIPFRLTAGGDFEVMLVTSRTTQRFIVPKGWPMKGKSGRKAATIEAMEEAGVLGKTLKQPAGTYSYWKRLANNFIRVDVIVYLLEVTEELANWQEARRRQRAWLAPADAAMLIDEPDLSTLVATLTIPKQAPIDAA is encoded by the coding sequence ATGGCAGCCACCAAGAAAAAGGCCGTGCGCAAGGCCAAGAAAGGCGAGCGGATCCGCCAGGTCGCGGCGATCCCCTTTCGGTTGACCGCGGGCGGCGATTTCGAGGTGATGCTGGTCACGTCGCGGACGACGCAACGCTTCATCGTCCCCAAGGGATGGCCGATGAAGGGCAAAAGTGGGCGCAAGGCCGCCACCATCGAGGCGATGGAAGAAGCCGGCGTGCTCGGCAAGACATTGAAGCAGCCGGCGGGCACCTATTCCTACTGGAAACGGCTGGCCAACAACTTCATTCGTGTCGACGTCATCGTCTATCTGCTTGAGGTGACCGAGGAGCTGGCCAACTGGCAGGAAGCCAGGCGGCGGCAGCGGGCCTGGCTGGCTCCAGCCGATGCGGCGATGCTGATCGACGAGCCGGACCTTTCGACGCTTGTGGCGACCTTGACGATTCCCAAACAGGCGCCGATCGACGCTGCCTGA
- a CDS encoding tripartite tricarboxylate transporter permease codes for METLGHLAHGFSVAFTPMNLMWCLLGTTLGTAIGVLPGLGPALTIALLLPITYQVAPEASFILFAGIYYGAMYGGSTTSILLNTPGESATIVTALEGNKMARSGRGGAALATSAIGSFVAGTIGTLGVAFLAPVVVKFALAFGPAEYFSLMVLAFITVSAVLGSSSVRGLTSLFAGFVIGMIGVDLQTGQPRFTFGSTELLDGVDVIIAAVGLFAVGETLYMASRRYAGKDEIVPLKGSLYMTAAEWGRSWKAWLRGAAIGFPIGAMPAGGAEIPTFLSYAIEKKLSKHKEEFGTVGAIEGVAGPEAANNASAAGVLVPMLTLGLPTSATAAIMLSAFQSYGINPGPLLLTTQADLVWGLIASLFIANVILVILNLPLIGLWVRLLEIPAPQLYAGILVFATVGTYGISQSPIDLVILYLLGAAGFLMRRFDFPTAPVIIGMILGPLAETQFRRAMTISNGDWSVFYTHKLSLTLLTLAFIGLVGPHIWAFIEHRRRRGPEHVPGDA; via the coding sequence ATGGAAACGCTTGGCCATCTCGCCCATGGATTCTCAGTCGCCTTCACCCCGATGAACCTGATGTGGTGCCTGCTCGGCACCACGCTCGGCACCGCCATAGGCGTGCTGCCCGGCCTCGGGCCGGCACTGACCATCGCCTTGCTTCTGCCGATCACCTATCAGGTGGCGCCGGAGGCGTCCTTCATCCTATTCGCCGGCATCTACTACGGCGCCATGTATGGCGGCTCGACGACGTCGATCCTGCTCAACACGCCGGGCGAAAGCGCCACCATCGTCACCGCGCTGGAAGGCAACAAGATGGCGCGGTCCGGCCGTGGCGGTGCCGCACTCGCCACCTCGGCGATCGGCTCCTTCGTTGCCGGCACGATCGGAACGCTGGGCGTCGCTTTTCTGGCGCCGGTGGTGGTCAAGTTCGCGCTGGCCTTCGGCCCGGCCGAGTATTTCTCGCTGATGGTGCTGGCCTTCATCACGGTTTCGGCCGTGCTCGGCTCGTCCTCGGTGCGCGGGCTCACCAGCCTGTTTGCCGGCTTCGTCATCGGCATGATCGGCGTCGATCTGCAGACCGGCCAGCCGCGCTTCACCTTCGGCTCGACCGAACTGCTCGATGGCGTCGACGTCATCATCGCCGCGGTCGGCCTGTTCGCGGTCGGCGAGACGCTCTACATGGCCTCGCGCCGCTATGCCGGCAAGGACGAGATCGTGCCGCTGAAAGGTTCGCTCTACATGACCGCGGCCGAATGGGGCCGCTCATGGAAGGCCTGGCTGCGCGGTGCCGCGATCGGCTTCCCGATCGGCGCCATGCCGGCTGGCGGCGCCGAAATCCCGACCTTCCTGTCCTACGCCATCGAAAAGAAGCTGTCGAAGCATAAGGAGGAATTCGGCACGGTCGGCGCCATCGAGGGCGTTGCCGGTCCCGAGGCCGCCAACAATGCGTCCGCAGCCGGCGTGCTGGTGCCGATGCTGACGCTCGGCCTGCCGACCTCGGCGACGGCGGCGATCATGCTGTCGGCGTTCCAGAGCTACGGCATCAATCCCGGCCCGCTGCTCTTGACGACGCAGGCCGACCTGGTCTGGGGCCTGATCGCCAGCCTGTTCATCGCCAATGTCATCCTCGTCATCCTCAACCTGCCGCTGATCGGGCTGTGGGTGCGGCTGTTGGAGATACCGGCGCCGCAGCTCTATGCCGGCATCCTGGTGTTCGCCACCGTCGGCACCTATGGCATCTCGCAGTCGCCGATCGACCTCGTCATCCTCTATCTGCTGGGGGCGGCGGGCTTCCTGATGCGGCGCTTCGATTTCCCGACCGCGCCCGTCATCATCGGCATGATCCTCGGGCCGCTCGCTGAAACTCAGTTCCGCCGGGCAATGACCATCTCGAATGGCGACTGGTCGGTGTTTTATACGCACAAGCTGTCGCTGACGCTGCTGACGCTCGCCTTCATCGGCCTGGTCGGGCCGCATATCTGGGCCTTCATCGAGCATCGCCGGCGGCGCGGACCGGAGCATGTGCCGGGCGATGCCTGA
- a CDS encoding adenosine deaminase has product MPLKAELHCHIEGAAAPELVIRQAQKYGKDTSPYIQNGSFVWHDFTSFLAAYDFSADLFRTEEDYARLADHYLTSLARDGAIYSEVFTSPDHATKAGLSPKAYTDALGEGMLRAKAKTGIEGRMIVTGVRHVGVESIEQAARFAARCGHPLVTGFGVAGDERMGEMEDYVRAFEIAREAGLGITIHAGELTGWETVQAALDHIRPSRIGHGVRAIENPDLVRRIADEGIVLECCPGSNIALKVFDSFADHPFPALQAAGCKVTLNSDDPPYFWTSLKREYDIAAEHFAMNEKALAAVTRTAIEAAFVDRKTKTALLARLNGAAR; this is encoded by the coding sequence ATGCCTTTGAAAGCGGAACTGCACTGCCACATTGAAGGGGCAGCGGCGCCAGAACTCGTCATCCGCCAGGCGCAGAAATACGGTAAGGACACTTCGCCCTATATCCAGAACGGTTCGTTTGTCTGGCACGATTTCACCTCCTTCCTGGCGGCCTACGATTTTTCCGCCGATCTGTTCCGCACCGAGGAGGATTATGCACGGCTGGCCGACCACTATCTGACCAGCCTGGCCCGTGACGGCGCCATCTACTCCGAAGTGTTCACCTCGCCGGACCATGCCACGAAGGCAGGCCTGTCGCCCAAGGCCTATACCGACGCGCTCGGCGAAGGCATGCTGCGCGCCAAGGCCAAGACCGGCATTGAGGGCCGCATGATCGTTACCGGCGTGCGCCATGTCGGCGTGGAATCGATCGAACAGGCGGCGCGCTTCGCGGCGCGCTGCGGGCATCCGCTGGTCACCGGTTTCGGCGTCGCGGGCGATGAACGCATGGGCGAGATGGAAGACTATGTCAGGGCTTTCGAGATCGCACGCGAGGCCGGGCTCGGCATCACCATCCATGCCGGCGAGCTGACCGGCTGGGAGACCGTGCAGGCGGCGCTCGACCATATCCGCCCCTCGCGCATCGGCCACGGCGTGCGCGCCATCGAGAACCCGGACCTTGTCAGGCGCATCGCCGACGAAGGCATCGTGCTGGAATGCTGCCCCGGCTCCAACATCGCGCTCAAAGTGTTCGACAGTTTTGCCGACCATCCATTTCCGGCGCTGCAGGCGGCCGGCTGCAAGGTGACGCTCAACTCCGACGACCCGCCCTATTTCTGGACCTCGCTGAAGCGCGAATACGATATTGCAGCGGAGCATTTTGCGATGAACGAGAAGGCGCTGGCGGCCGTCACCCGAACCGCCATCGAAGCCGCCTTCGTCGACAGGAAGACCAAGACCGCACTTCTGGCCCGGCTGAACGGTGCGGCGCGCTGA
- the ubiE gene encoding bifunctional demethylmenaquinone methyltransferase/2-methoxy-6-polyprenyl-1,4-benzoquinol methylase UbiE, translating to MSVERTTAAGGMETSYGFKRVGEGEKQSLVNDVFHKVANRYDLMNDLMSAGLHRLWKDAMVTWLNPPKRAGWKVLDVAGGTGDIAFRIVDASHGHAHATVLDINGSMLSVGRDRAQKKGLSGNTDFVEANAEELPFADATFDAYTIAFGIRNVPRIDVALGEAFRVLKPGGRFLCLEFSEVEMPLLDKAYEAWSFNAIPKIGKMVTGDGEPYSYLVESIAKFPNQQNFAAMISRAGFDRVSFRNYSGGIAALHSGWKL from the coding sequence ATGTCAGTTGAGAGAACCACGGCCGCCGGCGGCATGGAAACCTCCTATGGTTTCAAGCGTGTAGGGGAAGGCGAGAAGCAGTCCCTGGTCAACGACGTTTTCCACAAGGTCGCCAACCGCTACGACCTGATGAACGATCTGATGTCAGCCGGCCTGCACCGGCTGTGGAAGGATGCCATGGTGACATGGCTCAATCCGCCGAAGCGGGCTGGCTGGAAGGTCCTGGATGTGGCCGGCGGCACCGGCGACATCGCCTTTCGCATAGTCGATGCCAGCCATGGCCATGCGCATGCCACGGTGCTCGACATCAATGGCTCGATGCTCAGTGTCGGCCGCGATAGGGCGCAAAAGAAGGGCCTGTCCGGTAATACCGATTTCGTCGAGGCCAATGCCGAGGAACTGCCCTTTGCCGATGCCACATTCGACGCCTACACCATCGCTTTCGGCATCCGCAATGTGCCACGCATCGATGTCGCGCTCGGCGAAGCGTTCCGCGTGCTGAAGCCCGGTGGCCGCTTCCTGTGCCTGGAATTTTCCGAGGTCGAGATGCCGCTGCTCGACAAGGCCTATGAAGCCTGGTCGTTCAACGCCATTCCCAAGATCGGCAAGATGGTCACCGGCGACGGCGAGCCCTATTCCTATCTGGTTGAATCGATCGCGAAATTCCCCAACCAGCAGAACTTCGCGGCGATGATTTCTCGCGCCGGTTTCGACCGCGTTTCCTTCCGCAACTATTCCGGCGGCATTGCCGCGCTGCATTCGGGCTGGAAGCTTTGA